The proteins below come from a single Oenanthe melanoleuca isolate GR-GAL-2019-014 chromosome Z, OMel1.0, whole genome shotgun sequence genomic window:
- the DAPK1 gene encoding death-associated protein kinase 1 isoform X1, producing the protein MTVFRQENLEEHYETGEDLGSGQFAVVKKCREKSTGQQFAAKFIKKRRTKSSRRGVSREDIEREVGILKEIRHPNVITLHDVYENKTDVILILELVAGGELFDFLAEKESLTEEEATEFLKQILNGVQYLHSLQIAHFDLKPENIMLLDRNVPKPRIKIIDFGLAHKIDFGNEFKNIFGTPEFVAPEIVNYEPLGLEADMWSIGVITYILLSGASPFLGETKQETLANVSAVNYEFEEEFFSNTSALAKDFIRRLLVKDPKKRMTIQDSLLHPWIKPKDTQQALSRKASAVNMEKFKKFAARRKWKQSVRLISLCQRLSRSFLSRSSMSVARSDDTLDEEDSFVMKAIIHAINDDNVPGLQHLLGSLTNYDVNQPNKHGTPPLLIAAGCGNIQMLQLLLKRGSRIDVQDKAGSNAIYWASRHGHVETLKFLSDNKCPLDIKDKSGETALHVAARYGHVDVVQFLCSIGSNPNFQDKEEETPLHCAAWHGYYSVAKALCEAGCNVDVKNKEGETPLLTASARGYHDIVECLAEHRADLHATDKDGHIALHLAVRRCQIEVVKTLISQGCFVDFQDRHGNTPLHVACKDGNVPIVMALCEAGCSLDVTNKYGRTPLHLAANNGILDVVRFLCLTGANVEALTSDGKTAEDLARAEQHEHVASLLARLKKDTHRVIFIQQLRHTQNPQPRIKLKLFGYSGSGKTTLVESLKCGLIRSFFRRRRPRLSSTNSSRFPPSPLSSKPSVSVSITNLYPGCENVSVRSRSMMFEPGLTKGVLETFVSPAHHSHFSSDDQSTKAIDIQNAYLHGVGDFSIWEFSGNPVYFCCYDYFAANDHTAIHIVLFNLEEPYEIQLNQVTFWLNFLKSLVPVEEPIAFGGKLKSPLRVVLVGTHADIVNLPRPVGGEFWYDKDISLLKEIRNRFGNDLQISEKLFVLDAGASGSKDMKLLRNHLQEIRSQIISTCPPMTHLCEKIISTLPSWRKINGPNQLMSLQQFVYDVQEHLNPLASENDLRHIAQQLHSIGEINIMQSETVQDVVLLDPRWLCSNVLGRILSVENPKALHHYRGRYTIEDIQRLVTDSDVEELIQILDAMDICARDLSSGAMVDIPALIKTDNLHRSWTDEEDEVLIYGGVRIVPVEHLTPFPCGIFHKVQVNLCRWIHQQSTEGDADIRLWVNGSKIMNRGAELLVLLVNHGQGIEVQVRGLETEKIKCCLLLDSVCSTIDNLIATTLPGLLTGKHYLSPQQLREHHEPVMVYQPRDFFRAQSQKETSLTNTMGGYKESFSSILCFGCLDVYSQGSLGMDIHVSDLNLLTRRKLSRLLDPPDPMGKDWCLLAMNLGLPDLVAKYNTNNGTQNYFLSSPVHALLQEWSNASDSTVGILMSKLRELGRRDAADFLLKASSVFKINLDANGQEAYASSCNSGTSYNSISSVVSR; encoded by the exons TGTTGCAGGTGGGGAGCTCTTCGACTTCCTGGCTGAAAAAGAATCTCTCACGGAGGAGGAAGCCACAGAATTTCTCAAACAGATACTTAATGGTGTTCAGTATCTCCACTCTCTGCAAATTGCCCACTTTGATCTTAAG CCTGAAAACATAATGTTGTTGGACAGGAATGTACCAAAGCCTCGAATCAAGATTATTGACTTTGGTTTAGCACACAAAATTGACTTTGGAAATGAATTCAAAAATATCTTTGGAACGCCAGAGTTTGTTG CTCCTGAAATAGTAAATTATGAGCCTCTTGGTCTTGAAGCAGATATGTG GAGCATTGGTGTAATAACTTATATTCT TCTAAGTGGTGCATCTCCATTTCTTGGAGAAACCAAACAGGAAACATTGGCAAACGTGTCTGCTGTGAATTATGAATTTGAAGAAGAATTCTTCAGTAATACCAGTGCCCTAGCTAAAGATTTTATACGAAGACTTCTAGTCAAAGATCCAAA GAAGAGAATGACTATTCAAGACAGTTTGCTGCATCCTTGGATCAAG CCGAAAGACACTCAGCAAGCACTCAGCAGAAAAGCTTCTGCAGTGAATATGGAGAAATTCAAGAAGTTTGCAGCACGACGAAAATGGAAA cAATCAGTGCGCTTAATATCCTTGTGCCAAAGATTATCAAGATCTTTCTTGTCCAGAAGTAGCATGAGTGTCGCTAGAAGTGATGATACTCTG GATGAGGAAGATTCTTTTGTGATGAAAGCTATTATTCATGCCATCAATGATGACAATGTTCCCGGATTACAGCACCTTCTGGGATCTCTAACAAATTACGATGTCAATCAACCCAACAAG CATGGAACACCTCCACTACTGATTGCAGCTGGCTGTGGAAACATTCAGATGCTTCAGTTACTTTTAAAGCGTGGATCTCGTATTGATGTTCAAGATAAG GCTGGATCTAATGCAATCTACTGGGCTTCTCGACATGGACATgtagaaacactgaaatttctCAGTGATAATAAATGTCCTTTGGATATTAAGGATAAG TCCGGGGAGACCGCTCTCCACGTGGCAGCTCGGTACGGGCATGTGGACGTGGTTCAGTTTCTCTGTAGCATTGGATCCAATCCAAACTTTCAAGACAAG GAAGAAGAAACCCCCCTGCACTGCGCTGCTTGGCACGGCTACTACTCTGTTGCCAAAGCACTCTGTGAAGCAGGTTGCAATGTGGATGTTAAGAACAAAGAAGGGGAGACCCCGCTCCTGACAGCATCTGCTAGGGGATACCACGATATTGTGGAATGcttggcagagcacagggctgaccTTCATGCCACAGACAAG GACGGTCATATAGCCCTGCACCTTGCTGTAAGAAGATGTCAAATAGAAGTAGTTAAAACTCTCATCAGTCAAGGGTGTTTTGTAGATTTCCAAGACAGACATGGCAACACTCCCTTACATGTGGCCTGCAAAGATGGGAATGTGCCTATTGTGATGGCACTCTGTGAAGCAGGTTGTAGTTTGGATGTCACTAATAAG TATGGAAGGACACCTTTACACCTGGCAGCAAACAATGGCATTCTTGATGTTGTCCGGTTCCTTTGCCTTACTGGTGCCAATGTTGAAGCATTAACCTCT gatgggaaaacagcagaagatctcgccagagcagagcagcatgAACATGTAGCCAGTCTACTTGCAAGACTTAAAAAG GATACGCACCGGGTGATTTTCATTCAGCAGCTGAGGCACACACAGAATCCACAGCCGCGGATCAAACTGAAGTTGTTTGGATactctggcagtgggaaaacCACCCTAGTGGAGTCCCTCAAGTGTGGCCTGATACGAAGCTTTTTCCGAAGACGTAGGCCTAGGCTCTCCTCCACAAACTCAAGCAGATTCCCCCCATCTCCTTTGTCTTCCAAACCTTCAG TTTCAGTAAGTATTACGAATCTTTATCCTGGTTGTGAAAATGTCAGCGTGAGAAGCCGCAGTATGATGTTTGAGCCAGGCCTGACCAAAGGGGTATTAGAAACTTTCGTATCGCCTGCTCATCACTCTCACTTCTCTTCTGATGACCAGTCCACCAAGGCCATTGACATCCAGAATGCCTACTTGCATG GAGTTGGTGATTTCAGCatctgggaattttctgggaatcCTGTGTACTTCTGCTGTTATGATTATTTTGCTGCAAATGATCACACTGCAATTCACATAGTGCTTTTTAATCTTGAGGAGCCTTATGAAATACAGTTAAACCAAGTGACCTTTTGGCTCAATTTCCTGAAATCATTGGTCCCAGTTGAGGAGCCGATAG cATTTGGTGGAAAGCTGAAAAGTCCCCTGCGTGTTGTTTTGGTTGGCACACATGCTGACATAGTCAATCTGCCTCGGCCTGTTGGGGGAGAGTTCTGGTATGACAAAGACATCTCCTTGTTGAAAGAAATCAGGAACAG atTTGGAAATGATTTGCAAATTTCAGAAAAGTTATTTGTCCTGGATGCTGGAGCATCTGGGTCTAAAGATATGAAGCTTCTCCGAAATCACCTGCAAGAAATAAGAAGCCAGATAATTTCT aCTTGCCCACCTATGACTCACCTgtgtgaaaaaataatctccacACTGCCTTCCTGGAGAAAAATTAATGGACCCAACCAGCTGATGTCCTTGCAGCAGTTTGTGTATGATGTACAGGAACATCTTAATCCCCTTGCAAGTGAAAATGACCTACGGCATATTGCACAGCAGTTGCATAGCATAGGAGAA ATTAACATTATGCAGAGTGAAACTGTCCAAGATGTTGTGCTTCTGGATCCTCGCTGGCTCTGTTCTAATGTCCTTGGAAGAATCTTATCAGTGGAGAACCCAAAAGCCCTGCATCACTATAGAGGTCGGTACACCATAGAGGACATCCAGCGTCTGGTGACAGATAGTGATGTGGAAGAACTGATACAAATTTTGGATGCCATGGATATTTGTGCAAGGGACCTTAGCAGTGGAGCAATGGTGGATATTCCTGCTCTCATAAAGACTGACAATCTCCACAGGTCTTGGACAGATGAGGAGGATGAAGTGCTGATTTATGGTGGTGTTAGAATCGTTCCTGTGGAACATCTTACCCCATTTCCTTGTGGAATTTTTCATAAAGTTCAGGTGAATCTCTGCAGGTGGATTCatcagcagagcacagagggagaTGCTGATATACGTCTCTGGGTAAATGGATCAAAGATTATGAATCGTGGAGCTGAGCTTTTAGTGCTGCTGGTCAACCATGGGCAGGGTATAGAGGTTCAAGTTAGAGGACTGGAAACAGAGAAGATCAAGTGCTGTTTACTTCTGGATTCTGTGTGCAGCACCATTGATAACTTAATAGCCACGACCTTACCAGGTCTTCTGACGGGGAAACATTACCTTAGTCCTCAGCAGCTGAGGGAACATCATGAACCAGTAATGGTCTACCAGCCTAGAGACTTTTTCCGTGCACAGAGTCAAAAGGAGACATCACTAACTAACACTATGGGGGGATATAAAGAGAGCTTTAGCAGTATACTGTGTTTTGGGTGTCTTGATGTTTACTCCCAGGGAAGCCTAGGAATGGATATTCATGTTTCTGACCTGAATCTACTTACGAGGAGAAAACTAAGTCGACTTTTGGATCCACCTGATCCAATGGGCAAAGATTGGTGCCTTCTTGCCATGAACCTGGGCCTCCCTGATCTTGTTGCAAAGTACAATACAAATAATGGAACACAAAATTACTTTCTCTCAAGCCCAGTTCATGCTCTTCTGCAGGAATGGAGTAATGCATCTGACAGCACTGTAGGCATACTAATGTCTAAGCTGAGGGAATTAGGTCGCAGAGATGCAGCAGATTTCTTACTGAAGGCatcttcagttttcaaaattaatttagatgCTAATGGTCAAGAGGCTTATGCCTCCAGTTGCAACAGTGGCACATCTTATAACTCAATTAGTTCTGTAGTGTCACGGTAA
- the DAPK1 gene encoding death-associated protein kinase 1 isoform X2 — protein MTVFRQENLEEHYETGEDLGSGQFAVVKKCREKSTGQQFAAKFIKKRRTKSSRRGVSREDIEREVGILKEIRHPNVITLHDVYENKTDVILILELVAGGELFDFLAEKESLTEEEATEFLKQILNGVQYLHSLQIAHFDLKPENIMLLDRNVPKPRIKIIDFGLAHKIDFGNEFKNIFGTPEFVAPEIVNYEPLGLEADMCLSGASPFLGETKQETLANVSAVNYEFEEEFFSNTSALAKDFIRRLLVKDPKKRMTIQDSLLHPWIKPKDTQQALSRKASAVNMEKFKKFAARRKWKQSVRLISLCQRLSRSFLSRSSMSVARSDDTLDEEDSFVMKAIIHAINDDNVPGLQHLLGSLTNYDVNQPNKHGTPPLLIAAGCGNIQMLQLLLKRGSRIDVQDKAGSNAIYWASRHGHVETLKFLSDNKCPLDIKDKSGETALHVAARYGHVDVVQFLCSIGSNPNFQDKEEETPLHCAAWHGYYSVAKALCEAGCNVDVKNKEGETPLLTASARGYHDIVECLAEHRADLHATDKDGHIALHLAVRRCQIEVVKTLISQGCFVDFQDRHGNTPLHVACKDGNVPIVMALCEAGCSLDVTNKYGRTPLHLAANNGILDVVRFLCLTGANVEALTSDGKTAEDLARAEQHEHVASLLARLKKDTHRVIFIQQLRHTQNPQPRIKLKLFGYSGSGKTTLVESLKCGLIRSFFRRRRPRLSSTNSSRFPPSPLSSKPSVSVSITNLYPGCENVSVRSRSMMFEPGLTKGVLETFVSPAHHSHFSSDDQSTKAIDIQNAYLHGVGDFSIWEFSGNPVYFCCYDYFAANDHTAIHIVLFNLEEPYEIQLNQVTFWLNFLKSLVPVEEPIAFGGKLKSPLRVVLVGTHADIVNLPRPVGGEFWYDKDISLLKEIRNRFGNDLQISEKLFVLDAGASGSKDMKLLRNHLQEIRSQIISTCPPMTHLCEKIISTLPSWRKINGPNQLMSLQQFVYDVQEHLNPLASENDLRHIAQQLHSIGEINIMQSETVQDVVLLDPRWLCSNVLGRILSVENPKALHHYRGRYTIEDIQRLVTDSDVEELIQILDAMDICARDLSSGAMVDIPALIKTDNLHRSWTDEEDEVLIYGGVRIVPVEHLTPFPCGIFHKVQVNLCRWIHQQSTEGDADIRLWVNGSKIMNRGAELLVLLVNHGQGIEVQVRGLETEKIKCCLLLDSVCSTIDNLIATTLPGLLTGKHYLSPQQLREHHEPVMVYQPRDFFRAQSQKETSLTNTMGGYKESFSSILCFGCLDVYSQGSLGMDIHVSDLNLLTRRKLSRLLDPPDPMGKDWCLLAMNLGLPDLVAKYNTNNGTQNYFLSSPVHALLQEWSNASDSTVGILMSKLRELGRRDAADFLLKASSVFKINLDANGQEAYASSCNSGTSYNSISSVVSR, from the exons TGTTGCAGGTGGGGAGCTCTTCGACTTCCTGGCTGAAAAAGAATCTCTCACGGAGGAGGAAGCCACAGAATTTCTCAAACAGATACTTAATGGTGTTCAGTATCTCCACTCTCTGCAAATTGCCCACTTTGATCTTAAG CCTGAAAACATAATGTTGTTGGACAGGAATGTACCAAAGCCTCGAATCAAGATTATTGACTTTGGTTTAGCACACAAAATTGACTTTGGAAATGAATTCAAAAATATCTTTGGAACGCCAGAGTTTGTTG CTCCTGAAATAGTAAATTATGAGCCTCTTGGTCTTGAAGCAGATATGTG TCTAAGTGGTGCATCTCCATTTCTTGGAGAAACCAAACAGGAAACATTGGCAAACGTGTCTGCTGTGAATTATGAATTTGAAGAAGAATTCTTCAGTAATACCAGTGCCCTAGCTAAAGATTTTATACGAAGACTTCTAGTCAAAGATCCAAA GAAGAGAATGACTATTCAAGACAGTTTGCTGCATCCTTGGATCAAG CCGAAAGACACTCAGCAAGCACTCAGCAGAAAAGCTTCTGCAGTGAATATGGAGAAATTCAAGAAGTTTGCAGCACGACGAAAATGGAAA cAATCAGTGCGCTTAATATCCTTGTGCCAAAGATTATCAAGATCTTTCTTGTCCAGAAGTAGCATGAGTGTCGCTAGAAGTGATGATACTCTG GATGAGGAAGATTCTTTTGTGATGAAAGCTATTATTCATGCCATCAATGATGACAATGTTCCCGGATTACAGCACCTTCTGGGATCTCTAACAAATTACGATGTCAATCAACCCAACAAG CATGGAACACCTCCACTACTGATTGCAGCTGGCTGTGGAAACATTCAGATGCTTCAGTTACTTTTAAAGCGTGGATCTCGTATTGATGTTCAAGATAAG GCTGGATCTAATGCAATCTACTGGGCTTCTCGACATGGACATgtagaaacactgaaatttctCAGTGATAATAAATGTCCTTTGGATATTAAGGATAAG TCCGGGGAGACCGCTCTCCACGTGGCAGCTCGGTACGGGCATGTGGACGTGGTTCAGTTTCTCTGTAGCATTGGATCCAATCCAAACTTTCAAGACAAG GAAGAAGAAACCCCCCTGCACTGCGCTGCTTGGCACGGCTACTACTCTGTTGCCAAAGCACTCTGTGAAGCAGGTTGCAATGTGGATGTTAAGAACAAAGAAGGGGAGACCCCGCTCCTGACAGCATCTGCTAGGGGATACCACGATATTGTGGAATGcttggcagagcacagggctgaccTTCATGCCACAGACAAG GACGGTCATATAGCCCTGCACCTTGCTGTAAGAAGATGTCAAATAGAAGTAGTTAAAACTCTCATCAGTCAAGGGTGTTTTGTAGATTTCCAAGACAGACATGGCAACACTCCCTTACATGTGGCCTGCAAAGATGGGAATGTGCCTATTGTGATGGCACTCTGTGAAGCAGGTTGTAGTTTGGATGTCACTAATAAG TATGGAAGGACACCTTTACACCTGGCAGCAAACAATGGCATTCTTGATGTTGTCCGGTTCCTTTGCCTTACTGGTGCCAATGTTGAAGCATTAACCTCT gatgggaaaacagcagaagatctcgccagagcagagcagcatgAACATGTAGCCAGTCTACTTGCAAGACTTAAAAAG GATACGCACCGGGTGATTTTCATTCAGCAGCTGAGGCACACACAGAATCCACAGCCGCGGATCAAACTGAAGTTGTTTGGATactctggcagtgggaaaacCACCCTAGTGGAGTCCCTCAAGTGTGGCCTGATACGAAGCTTTTTCCGAAGACGTAGGCCTAGGCTCTCCTCCACAAACTCAAGCAGATTCCCCCCATCTCCTTTGTCTTCCAAACCTTCAG TTTCAGTAAGTATTACGAATCTTTATCCTGGTTGTGAAAATGTCAGCGTGAGAAGCCGCAGTATGATGTTTGAGCCAGGCCTGACCAAAGGGGTATTAGAAACTTTCGTATCGCCTGCTCATCACTCTCACTTCTCTTCTGATGACCAGTCCACCAAGGCCATTGACATCCAGAATGCCTACTTGCATG GAGTTGGTGATTTCAGCatctgggaattttctgggaatcCTGTGTACTTCTGCTGTTATGATTATTTTGCTGCAAATGATCACACTGCAATTCACATAGTGCTTTTTAATCTTGAGGAGCCTTATGAAATACAGTTAAACCAAGTGACCTTTTGGCTCAATTTCCTGAAATCATTGGTCCCAGTTGAGGAGCCGATAG cATTTGGTGGAAAGCTGAAAAGTCCCCTGCGTGTTGTTTTGGTTGGCACACATGCTGACATAGTCAATCTGCCTCGGCCTGTTGGGGGAGAGTTCTGGTATGACAAAGACATCTCCTTGTTGAAAGAAATCAGGAACAG atTTGGAAATGATTTGCAAATTTCAGAAAAGTTATTTGTCCTGGATGCTGGAGCATCTGGGTCTAAAGATATGAAGCTTCTCCGAAATCACCTGCAAGAAATAAGAAGCCAGATAATTTCT aCTTGCCCACCTATGACTCACCTgtgtgaaaaaataatctccacACTGCCTTCCTGGAGAAAAATTAATGGACCCAACCAGCTGATGTCCTTGCAGCAGTTTGTGTATGATGTACAGGAACATCTTAATCCCCTTGCAAGTGAAAATGACCTACGGCATATTGCACAGCAGTTGCATAGCATAGGAGAA ATTAACATTATGCAGAGTGAAACTGTCCAAGATGTTGTGCTTCTGGATCCTCGCTGGCTCTGTTCTAATGTCCTTGGAAGAATCTTATCAGTGGAGAACCCAAAAGCCCTGCATCACTATAGAGGTCGGTACACCATAGAGGACATCCAGCGTCTGGTGACAGATAGTGATGTGGAAGAACTGATACAAATTTTGGATGCCATGGATATTTGTGCAAGGGACCTTAGCAGTGGAGCAATGGTGGATATTCCTGCTCTCATAAAGACTGACAATCTCCACAGGTCTTGGACAGATGAGGAGGATGAAGTGCTGATTTATGGTGGTGTTAGAATCGTTCCTGTGGAACATCTTACCCCATTTCCTTGTGGAATTTTTCATAAAGTTCAGGTGAATCTCTGCAGGTGGATTCatcagcagagcacagagggagaTGCTGATATACGTCTCTGGGTAAATGGATCAAAGATTATGAATCGTGGAGCTGAGCTTTTAGTGCTGCTGGTCAACCATGGGCAGGGTATAGAGGTTCAAGTTAGAGGACTGGAAACAGAGAAGATCAAGTGCTGTTTACTTCTGGATTCTGTGTGCAGCACCATTGATAACTTAATAGCCACGACCTTACCAGGTCTTCTGACGGGGAAACATTACCTTAGTCCTCAGCAGCTGAGGGAACATCATGAACCAGTAATGGTCTACCAGCCTAGAGACTTTTTCCGTGCACAGAGTCAAAAGGAGACATCACTAACTAACACTATGGGGGGATATAAAGAGAGCTTTAGCAGTATACTGTGTTTTGGGTGTCTTGATGTTTACTCCCAGGGAAGCCTAGGAATGGATATTCATGTTTCTGACCTGAATCTACTTACGAGGAGAAAACTAAGTCGACTTTTGGATCCACCTGATCCAATGGGCAAAGATTGGTGCCTTCTTGCCATGAACCTGGGCCTCCCTGATCTTGTTGCAAAGTACAATACAAATAATGGAACACAAAATTACTTTCTCTCAAGCCCAGTTCATGCTCTTCTGCAGGAATGGAGTAATGCATCTGACAGCACTGTAGGCATACTAATGTCTAAGCTGAGGGAATTAGGTCGCAGAGATGCAGCAGATTTCTTACTGAAGGCatcttcagttttcaaaattaatttagatgCTAATGGTCAAGAGGCTTATGCCTCCAGTTGCAACAGTGGCACATCTTATAACTCAATTAGTTCTGTAGTGTCACGGTAA